The proteins below come from a single Isoptericola dokdonensis DS-3 genomic window:
- the hrcA gene encoding heat-inducible transcriptional repressor HrcA, with product MSEERRLEVLRAIVEDYVTTREPVGSRMLTERHRLGVSPATIRNDMAALEEAGYIAQPHTSAGRVPTDAGYRLFVDRLAEVRPLNVPQKRAIETFLSEAVDLDDVLSRAGRLIAQLTGQVAVVQYPSLRRSGLRHLELVPVAVGRILVVVITDTGRVEQRFCELPVGPDGAEVGPGLDEAGLGELRARFNAAAAGKRLADLPAAFDALVRATGPELGGVARAVADLVVDTLDTETEERVVLAGTANLARSGTTFELGLRPVLEALEEQVVLLGLLTEMTGDGVEVRIGHENRLDGLAEASVVATGYGSEGDTIATLGSIGPTRMDYPATMASVRAVARYLSRVLPG from the coding sequence GTGAGCGAGGAACGCAGGCTCGAGGTGCTGCGCGCCATCGTCGAGGACTACGTCACGACGCGGGAGCCCGTGGGCTCGCGCATGCTCACCGAGCGGCACCGGCTCGGCGTCTCGCCCGCCACCATCCGCAACGACATGGCGGCGCTGGAGGAGGCGGGCTACATCGCCCAGCCCCACACGTCCGCCGGCCGGGTCCCCACGGACGCCGGCTACCGGTTGTTCGTCGACCGGCTCGCCGAGGTGCGGCCCCTCAACGTGCCGCAGAAGCGCGCCATCGAGACCTTCCTGTCCGAGGCGGTCGACCTCGACGACGTGCTGTCCCGGGCCGGGCGGCTCATCGCCCAGCTCACCGGCCAGGTCGCGGTCGTGCAGTACCCGTCGCTGCGGCGCTCGGGTCTGCGCCACCTGGAGCTCGTGCCGGTCGCCGTGGGCCGCATCCTCGTCGTCGTCATCACCGACACGGGGCGCGTCGAGCAGCGGTTCTGCGAGCTGCCCGTCGGCCCCGACGGGGCGGAGGTCGGCCCGGGTCTCGACGAGGCCGGGCTGGGCGAGCTGCGGGCGCGGTTCAACGCGGCGGCCGCGGGCAAGCGGCTCGCCGACCTGCCGGCCGCGTTCGACGCGCTCGTGCGGGCCACCGGGCCGGAGCTCGGCGGGGTCGCGCGCGCCGTCGCCGACCTCGTCGTCGACACCCTCGACACCGAGACCGAGGAGCGCGTCGTGCTCGCCGGCACCGCGAACCTCGCCCGCTCCGGGACGACCTTCGAGCTCGGGCTGCGGCCCGTGCTGGAGGCCCTGGAGGAGCAGGTGGTGCTGCTGGGCCTGCTCACCGAGATGACCGGCGACGGCGTCGAGGTCCGCATCGGGCACGAGAACCGCCTCGACGGGCTGGCCGAGGCCAGCGTCGTCGCCACCGGGTACGGCAGCGAGGGCGACACCATCGCCACGCTCGGCTCCATCGGCCCGACCCGGATGGACTACCCCGCCACGATGGCCTCGGTGCGGGCCGTGGCCCGCTATCTCTCCCGCGTCCTGCCGGGCTGA
- the dnaJ gene encoding molecular chaperone DnaJ: MTDYYEILGVERDATPEQIKKAYRRLARELHPDVAGAEGEEKFKDVARAYEVLSHREKREQYDMGVDPTAPGGGAGGGFGQGFGFQDIFETFFGGGGQAAGPVPRARRGQDALVRLDIDLVEATFGAKRELQVDTAVVCGTCGGKGCRPGTDLQTCVACHGRGNVQRVARSFLGQVMTTAPCDVCKGFGTIIPEPCAECSGDGRVRSRRTLTVNVPAGVDTGTRIKLTSQGEVGPGGGPAGDLYVEIREKPHEVFVRRGDDLHCTLPVPMTAAALGTVLELDTLDGAQEIDLRPGTQPGQVVTLKGLGVGHLHGNGRGDLNVHVEVQVPTALDDEQVEVLRNLARLRGEERPEPRLAAAHPGVFSRLRDKFSGR; this comes from the coding sequence GTGACCGACTACTACGAGATCCTCGGCGTCGAGCGCGACGCCACGCCCGAGCAGATCAAGAAGGCCTACCGCCGGCTCGCCCGCGAGCTGCACCCGGACGTCGCGGGTGCCGAGGGCGAGGAGAAGTTCAAGGACGTCGCCCGGGCCTACGAGGTCCTGTCCCACCGCGAGAAGCGCGAGCAGTACGACATGGGCGTCGACCCGACGGCGCCCGGCGGCGGCGCGGGCGGCGGCTTCGGCCAGGGCTTCGGCTTCCAGGACATCTTCGAGACGTTCTTCGGCGGCGGCGGCCAGGCGGCCGGGCCGGTGCCGCGCGCCCGCCGCGGCCAGGACGCCCTCGTCCGCCTGGACATCGACCTGGTCGAGGCGACGTTCGGCGCCAAGCGCGAGCTCCAGGTCGACACCGCCGTCGTGTGCGGCACCTGCGGCGGCAAGGGCTGCCGGCCCGGCACCGACCTGCAGACCTGCGTGGCCTGCCACGGCCGCGGCAACGTCCAGCGGGTCGCGCGGTCGTTCCTCGGCCAGGTCATGACGACGGCGCCCTGCGACGTCTGCAAGGGCTTCGGCACGATCATCCCCGAGCCGTGCGCCGAGTGCTCCGGCGACGGGCGCGTGCGCTCGCGCCGCACCCTGACGGTCAACGTCCCCGCGGGCGTCGACACGGGCACCCGGATCAAGCTGACCTCGCAGGGCGAGGTCGGTCCCGGCGGCGGCCCCGCCGGCGACCTGTACGTCGAGATCCGCGAGAAGCCGCACGAGGTGTTCGTCCGGCGCGGCGACGACCTGCACTGCACGCTGCCCGTGCCGATGACGGCCGCCGCGCTCGGCACCGTGCTCGAGCTCGACACCCTCGACGGCGCCCAGGAGATCGACCTGCGGCCCGGCACCCAGCCCGGCCAGGTCGTCACGCTCAAGGGGCTCGGCGTCGGGCACCTGCACGGCAACGGCCGCGGCGACCTCAACGTGCACGTCGAGGTCCAGGTCCCGACGGCCCTCGACGACGAGCAGGTCGAGGTGCTGCGCAACCTCGCCCGCCTGCGCGGCGAGGAGCGGCCCGAGCCGCGGCTCGCCGCCGCCCACCCGGGCGTGTTCTCCCGGCTGCGGGACAAGTTCAGCGGCCGCTGA
- a CDS encoding 16S rRNA (uracil(1498)-N(3))-methyltransferase: MSAPVFLADDGTTSGVVVGDVYTLGGPEGRHASVVQRREPGERVDVVDGAGTRLCGIVAATGPGELRLQVAEVVVEPAPDVVLTLVQALAKGDRDHQAVEAAVEVGIDAVVPWQADRSVVVWRGPRAEKARSRWDALVRAAVKQSRRAWLPPVAEHLTTTRLAARTADVVAAGGAVVVLHEEATTPLADVVLPAPAAPGAPAPELLVVVGPEGGISATELEALVAAGAVAARLGPHVLRTSSAGPVAAAILCDRLGRWR, encoded by the coding sequence GTGAGCGCACCGGTGTTCCTCGCCGACGACGGCACCACCTCCGGTGTCGTCGTCGGCGACGTCTACACCCTCGGTGGCCCCGAGGGTCGGCACGCGAGCGTCGTCCAGCGGCGCGAGCCGGGCGAACGGGTCGACGTCGTCGACGGGGCCGGCACCCGCCTGTGCGGGATCGTCGCCGCGACCGGGCCGGGCGAGCTGCGGCTGCAGGTCGCCGAGGTCGTCGTCGAGCCCGCGCCCGACGTCGTGCTGACCCTCGTCCAGGCGCTCGCCAAGGGCGACCGCGACCACCAGGCGGTCGAGGCCGCCGTCGAGGTCGGGATCGACGCCGTCGTGCCGTGGCAGGCGGACCGATCGGTCGTCGTCTGGCGGGGGCCGCGGGCCGAGAAGGCGCGGTCGCGGTGGGACGCGCTCGTGCGCGCCGCCGTCAAGCAGTCCCGACGCGCCTGGCTGCCGCCCGTCGCCGAGCACCTCACGACGACCCGCCTCGCCGCGCGCACCGCCGACGTCGTCGCCGCGGGTGGCGCCGTCGTCGTCCTGCACGAGGAGGCCACGACGCCGCTCGCCGACGTGGTGCTGCCCGCCCCCGCGGCGCCCGGCGCCCCCGCACCCGAGCTGCTCGTGGTGGTGGGGCCCGAGGGCGGGATCTCCGCCACCGAGCTCGAAGCGCTCGTCGCGGCCGGGGCGGTGGCCGCCCGGCTCGGGCCGCACGTGCTGCGCACCTCCAGCGCCGGGCCCGTGGCCGCGGCGATCCTGTGCGACCGGCTCGGCCGGTGGCGGTAG
- a CDS encoding HIT domain-containing protein: protein MSDNGNSDCLFCRIVAGDLPADVVATTDRVVAFRDIDPQAPVHVLVVPREHHGDVSVLAAADPALLAEVVEVADTVAHDLADGQYRFIFNSGPRAGQSVFHVHGHVLAGTQLGWSPA, encoded by the coding sequence ATGAGCGACAACGGCAACTCCGACTGCCTGTTCTGCCGGATCGTCGCGGGCGACCTGCCCGCCGACGTGGTGGCGACCACCGACCGCGTCGTCGCGTTCCGGGACATCGACCCGCAGGCGCCCGTGCACGTCCTCGTGGTGCCGCGCGAGCACCACGGCGACGTCTCCGTGCTCGCCGCTGCCGACCCTGCCCTGCTGGCCGAGGTGGTCGAGGTCGCCGACACGGTCGCGCACGACCTCGCGGACGGCCAGTACCGGTTCATCTTCAACTCCGGCCCCCGCGCGGGCCAGAGCGTCTTCCACGTGCACGGCCACGTCCTGGCCGGCACCCAGCTGGGATGGAGCCCTGCCTGA
- a CDS encoding PhoH family protein: MSSYPAASDRPLGLRPTEHQAEHRVVVPTHVPMVALLGSRDAVLRAVEDGFPGVDVHARGNEIAVRGPAGDVAVVSQLLDELVQVVESGTALTPEVVSRSVAMLTAATAQRPAEVLTHHILSSRGRTIRPKTVGQKHYVEAIDANTITFGIGPAGTGKTYLAMAKAVQALQAKRVNRIVLTRPAVEAGEKLGFLPGSLSDKIDPYLRPLYDALHDMLDPDAIPRLIESGTIEVAPLAYMRGRTLNSSFIILDEAQNTSAEQMKMFLTRLGFGSTMVITGDATQVDLPGGTASGLQVVEDILTGVDDVEFCRLTSTDVVRHRLVSDIVDAYARWDSAQPADDRRRGTRHDRGGHR, translated from the coding sequence ATGTCGTCGTACCCCGCCGCCTCCGACCGGCCGCTGGGCCTGCGCCCCACGGAGCACCAGGCCGAGCATCGCGTCGTCGTCCCGACGCACGTCCCCATGGTGGCGCTGCTGGGCAGCCGTGACGCCGTGCTGCGCGCGGTCGAGGACGGGTTCCCCGGGGTGGACGTCCACGCCCGCGGCAACGAGATCGCCGTGCGCGGCCCGGCCGGCGACGTGGCCGTCGTCTCGCAGCTCCTCGACGAGCTCGTCCAGGTCGTCGAGTCCGGCACGGCGCTGACGCCCGAGGTGGTGTCCCGTTCCGTCGCGATGCTCACCGCCGCGACCGCCCAGCGCCCCGCCGAGGTGCTGACCCACCACATCCTGTCGAGCCGCGGGCGCACCATCCGGCCCAAGACGGTCGGGCAGAAGCACTACGTCGAGGCCATCGACGCGAACACCATCACGTTCGGCATCGGCCCCGCCGGCACGGGCAAGACCTACCTCGCGATGGCGAAGGCCGTGCAGGCGCTCCAGGCCAAGCGCGTCAACCGCATCGTGCTCACGCGTCCGGCGGTCGAGGCGGGGGAGAAGCTGGGCTTCCTGCCCGGCTCGCTGTCCGACAAGATCGACCCCTACCTGCGGCCCCTGTACGACGCGCTGCACGACATGCTCGACCCCGACGCCATCCCGCGGCTCATCGAGTCCGGCACGATCGAGGTCGCCCCGCTGGCGTACATGCGCGGCCGCACCCTCAACTCGTCCTTCATCATCCTCGACGAGGCGCAGAACACCTCCGCCGAGCAGATGAAGATGTTCCTCACCCGGCTCGGCTTCGGCTCGACCATGGTCATCACCGGCGACGCCACCCAGGTCGACCTGCCCGGCGGCACCGCCTCCGGCCTCCAGGTCGTCGAGGACATCCTCACCGGTGTCGACGACGTCGAGTTCTGCCGCCTGACCAGCACCGACGTCGTGCGCCACCGGCTGGTCAGCGACATCGTGGACGCGTACGCCCGCTGGGACTCCGCCCAGCCGGCCGACGACCGACGCCGGGGGACCCGGCACGACCGTGGAGGACACCGGTGA
- the ybeY gene encoding rRNA maturation RNase YbeY, protein MSVEVNNESGYEVDEAEFSALARHALDALHVHPASELSIVFVDTATMTDLHVRWMDEPGPTDVMSFPMDELRPGREGDRTPPGTLGDIVLCPEVAVTQAQAAGHSTAEELLLLTTHGILHLLGYDHADPDEEREMFALQRRLLLTFLAGR, encoded by the coding sequence GTGAGCGTCGAGGTCAACAACGAGTCGGGGTACGAGGTCGACGAGGCCGAGTTCTCCGCCCTCGCCCGCCACGCGCTCGACGCGCTGCACGTCCACCCCGCCAGCGAGCTGTCGATCGTGTTCGTCGACACCGCGACGATGACGGACCTGCACGTGCGGTGGATGGACGAGCCCGGTCCCACGGACGTCATGTCGTTCCCCATGGACGAGCTGCGCCCCGGCCGCGAGGGCGACCGGACCCCGCCCGGCACGCTCGGCGACATCGTGCTCTGCCCCGAGGTGGCGGTCACCCAGGCCCAGGCCGCCGGGCACTCCACCGCCGAGGAGCTCCTGCTGCTCACGACGCACGGCATCCTGCACCTGCTCGGCTACGACCACGCCGACCCCGACGAGGAGCGCGAGATGTTCGCCCTCCAGCGGCGCCTGCTGCTCACCTTCCTGGCCGGGCGGTGA
- a CDS encoding hemolysin family protein produces MQAPDAALWALLVVALVVSALLSAGEAAVTRVTRMSLAVALEDGPDGTPVPDARRRRIRQAQALAADPRAAGSFALVRVLAETLAVAAVALLLAHWFGGWWETLLAVAVVGLVAGVLLVRLSPRTWAYHRPTRALVALAGPLTAVHRAVAWVPRRNLADSGAPEGDELRDMADRVRENEAIEATERELLRSALELGGTLAREVMVPRTDMVSTSATTPLHKAMRLFLRSGFSRVPVVGRTVDDLVGVAYLKDVARRLDHDPSAADLPVAEITREAMFVPESKPADDLLREMQTRRSHIAVVVDEYGGVAGLVTVEDIIEELVGELTDEHDVAPEPEPEDLGDGVWRVPARLPVDELGELFDLRLDDDDVDTAGGLLAKALGKVPLAGSTADVGPLRLEAEHVEGRRKQLASLLVHRTVRSGADEDLVPHDQKDDA; encoded by the coding sequence GTGCAGGCTCCTGACGCAGCGCTGTGGGCGCTGCTGGTGGTCGCGCTCGTCGTCTCCGCCCTGCTGAGCGCCGGCGAGGCCGCGGTGACCCGCGTGACCCGCATGTCCCTCGCCGTCGCCCTCGAGGACGGCCCCGACGGCACCCCCGTGCCCGACGCCCGCCGGCGGCGGATCCGGCAGGCGCAGGCGCTGGCCGCGGACCCGCGCGCAGCCGGGTCGTTCGCGCTCGTGCGCGTCCTGGCCGAGACCCTCGCCGTGGCGGCCGTCGCGCTGCTGCTCGCGCACTGGTTCGGCGGCTGGTGGGAGACGCTGCTCGCCGTCGCCGTGGTCGGCCTCGTCGCGGGCGTCCTGCTGGTCCGGCTGAGCCCGCGCACCTGGGCGTACCACCGGCCGACCCGCGCGCTCGTCGCGCTCGCCGGCCCGCTGACCGCCGTGCACCGGGCCGTCGCCTGGGTGCCGCGCCGCAACCTCGCCGACTCCGGCGCGCCCGAGGGTGACGAGCTGCGCGACATGGCCGACCGGGTCCGGGAGAACGAGGCCATCGAGGCCACCGAGCGCGAGCTGCTGCGCTCCGCCCTCGAGCTGGGCGGCACGCTCGCCCGCGAGGTCATGGTGCCCCGCACCGACATGGTCTCGACGTCCGCCACCACGCCCCTGCACAAGGCGATGCGGCTGTTCCTGCGCTCCGGGTTCTCCCGGGTGCCGGTCGTGGGCCGCACCGTCGACGACCTCGTCGGCGTCGCCTACCTCAAGGACGTCGCCCGGCGGCTCGACCACGACCCGTCGGCCGCCGACCTGCCCGTCGCGGAGATCACCCGCGAGGCCATGTTCGTGCCCGAGTCGAAGCCCGCCGACGACCTGCTCCGCGAGATGCAGACGCGCCGGTCCCACATCGCCGTCGTCGTCGACGAGTACGGCGGCGTCGCGGGCCTGGTGACGGTCGAGGACATCATCGAGGAGCTCGTCGGCGAGCTCACCGACGAGCACGACGTCGCGCCCGAGCCGGAGCCCGAGGACCTCGGCGACGGCGTGTGGCGGGTGCCCGCCCGCCTCCCCGTCGACGAGCTCGGCGAGCTGTTCGACCTGCGGCTCGACGACGACGACGTGGACACCGCGGGCGGACTGCTCGCCAAGGCGCTCGGCAAGGTGCCGCTCGCCGGCTCGACGGCCGACGTCGGGCCCCTGCGGCTGGAGGCGGAGCACGTCGAGGGCCGGCGCAAGCAGCTCGCGAGCCTGCTCGTCCACCGCACCGTACGCTCAGGAGCGGACGAGGACCTCGTGCCGCACGACCAGAAGGACGACGCATGA
- the era gene encoding GTPase Era translates to MTHDDTPHRSGFACLVGRPNVGKSTLTNALVGDKVAIMSARPQTTRHTIRGIVHREDAQLVLVDTPGLHRPRTLLGERLNALVADTLSEVDVVAFCLPADQKIGPGDKYIATQLAPLMEGRRAVPVVAVVTKSDLVDRGTLAEHLIAVDQLAQSMDRDWSAIVPVSAKGGFQVAELTDVLVAHLPEGPDMYPDGELTDEPEETMIAELVREAALEGVRDELPHSLAVVVDEIVEREGTGDPDKGRPPLLDVRVHLFVERESQKGIIIGKGGARLREVGSVAREGIEKLLGTRIYLDLHVKVAKDWQRDPKQLQRLGF, encoded by the coding sequence ATGACCCACGACGACACCCCGCACCGGTCCGGTTTCGCCTGCCTGGTGGGCCGGCCGAACGTCGGCAAGTCCACCCTGACCAACGCGCTGGTCGGGGACAAGGTGGCCATCATGTCCGCCCGCCCGCAGACCACCCGGCACACGATCCGCGGCATCGTGCACCGCGAGGACGCCCAGCTCGTCCTGGTGGACACCCCGGGCCTGCACCGCCCGCGCACCCTCCTGGGCGAGCGCCTCAACGCGCTCGTCGCGGACACCCTCAGCGAGGTCGACGTCGTCGCGTTCTGCCTGCCCGCCGACCAGAAGATCGGCCCCGGCGACAAGTACATCGCCACCCAGCTGGCACCCCTCATGGAGGGTCGCCGGGCGGTGCCCGTGGTCGCCGTCGTGACGAAGTCCGACCTCGTGGACCGGGGCACGCTGGCCGAGCACCTCATCGCCGTCGACCAGCTCGCGCAGTCGATGGACCGCGACTGGTCCGCCATCGTCCCGGTCTCCGCCAAGGGTGGCTTCCAGGTCGCCGAGCTGACGGACGTCCTGGTGGCGCACCTGCCCGAGGGGCCCGACATGTACCCCGACGGGGAGCTCACCGACGAGCCCGAGGAGACGATGATCGCCGAGCTCGTGCGCGAGGCCGCCCTCGAGGGCGTCCGTGACGAGCTCCCGCACTCCCTGGCCGTCGTCGTCGACGAGATCGTCGAGCGGGAGGGTACGGGCGACCCGGACAAGGGCCGTCCGCCGCTGCTCGACGTCCGCGTGCACCTGTTCGTGGAACGCGAGAGCCAGAAGGGCATCATCATCGGCAAGGGCGGCGCCCGGCTGCGCGAGGTCGGCTCGGTCGCCCGCGAGGGCATAGAGAAGCTGCTCGGCACGCGCATCTACCTCGACCTGCACGTCAAGGTCGCCAAGGACTGGCAGCGCGACCCCAAGCAGCTCCAGCGCCTGGGGTTCTGA
- a CDS encoding alpha/beta hydrolase family protein — protein sequence MVLRTFATSVALLVGLAVVGSVAGPQWDPRPVSDHLVPATADTTVQVSADGRAVPDVGAVGDHAVRTTRVTIALDGATVDGVLRRPLDSDGDVLADRPGVVFVHGAGTGSSAEAFVDTADLLASAGVVTLVPDKRLDTYSTRERDYEHMALDYQRSVDLLRTVEGVDPGRVGVYGESEGTWIAPVMQVDDPAIAFTVLVSAPIVPPREQAAYAVDSYLRNTQVPDQLFRAIPRAVGMQFPGGGFGYADFDVRPWLERQSAPVLVVYGTADPSMPVEQGARIVLSDTAVSPEPAPVTVRYYGGANHGIRLAPADHPGNDPEHPSPLHPDFPRDLAAWVQGLPATGTAEPTVAGATPDQLYLAAPVPRPGWWGNGDVVVVAVVGGAALVLGGLTLLGAVSGWRALGRRRDRPAPAPAAPGIAAPLGVLGLASVATTVVLAVYLMLVARLALDYEKNALVVQGGWVTVRVLGLVAVVAGSVLLLRAARVRAERRAGRDSAVARGGVAHVGVWAVGLGSASLLVTLAYWGVFQLGI from the coding sequence GTGGTGCTCCGGACCTTCGCCACCAGCGTCGCCCTGCTGGTCGGCCTCGCCGTGGTGGGCTCCGTGGCCGGGCCCCAGTGGGATCCCCGCCCCGTGAGCGACCACCTCGTGCCCGCGACCGCCGACACGACCGTCCAGGTCAGCGCCGACGGGCGGGCCGTGCCCGACGTCGGCGCCGTGGGGGACCACGCGGTGCGCACCACCCGGGTCACGATCGCCCTCGACGGGGCCACCGTCGACGGGGTGCTGCGCCGTCCCCTCGACTCCGACGGCGACGTGCTGGCCGACCGTCCCGGCGTGGTGTTCGTCCACGGCGCCGGGACCGGCAGCTCGGCGGAGGCGTTCGTCGACACCGCCGACCTGCTCGCGAGCGCCGGGGTCGTGACGCTCGTCCCCGACAAGCGGCTGGACACGTACTCCACCCGCGAGCGGGACTACGAGCACATGGCGCTCGACTACCAGCGGTCGGTCGACCTGCTGCGCACCGTCGAGGGCGTCGACCCGGGACGGGTCGGGGTGTACGGCGAGTCCGAGGGCACGTGGATCGCGCCCGTCATGCAGGTGGACGACCCCGCGATCGCCTTCACCGTGCTCGTCTCGGCGCCGATCGTGCCGCCGCGGGAGCAGGCCGCGTACGCCGTCGACAGCTACCTGCGCAACACCCAGGTCCCCGACCAGCTCTTCCGGGCGATCCCGCGGGCGGTCGGCATGCAGTTCCCCGGCGGAGGGTTCGGCTACGCCGACTTCGACGTGCGGCCCTGGCTCGAGCGGCAGAGCGCCCCCGTGCTCGTCGTCTACGGCACCGCCGACCCGTCCATGCCCGTCGAGCAGGGCGCCCGGATCGTGCTGTCCGACACCGCCGTCAGCCCCGAGCCTGCCCCCGTGACCGTCCGCTACTACGGCGGTGCGAACCACGGCATCCGGCTCGCCCCCGCCGACCATCCCGGCAACGACCCCGAGCACCCGTCGCCCCTGCACCCCGACTTCCCGCGGGACCTGGCCGCCTGGGTCCAGGGGCTGCCCGCGACGGGCACCGCCGAGCCCACGGTCGCGGGGGCCACCCCGGACCAGCTCTACCTCGCCGCCCCGGTGCCCCGGCCCGGATGGTGGGGCAACGGTGACGTCGTCGTGGTGGCGGTGGTCGGCGGCGCGGCGCTCGTCCTCGGTGGGCTCACGCTGCTCGGCGCGGTCTCGGGGTGGCGCGCCCTCGGTCGGCGGCGGGACCGCCCGGCGCCGGCGCCGGCCGCCCCCGGGATCGCCGCACCGCTCGGCGTGCTCGGCCTGGCGTCCGTCGCCACGACCGTCGTGCTCGCCGTGTACCTCATGCTCGTGGCCCGCCTCGCCCTCGACTACGAGAAGAACGCGCTCGTCGTGCAGGGAGGCTGGGTCACCGTCCGGGTGCTCGGGCTCGTCGCCGTCGTGGCGGGTTCCGTGCTGCTCCTGCGGGCCGCGCGCGTGCGCGCCGAACGGCGCGCAGGCCGCGACTCGGCCGTGGCCCGCGGTGGCGTCGCTCACGTCGGTGTGTGGGCCGTCGGGCTCGGATCGGCGTCCCTGCTGGTCACCCTCGCGTACTGGGGCGTGTTCCAGCTCGGCATCTGA
- the leuA gene encoding 2-isopropylmalate synthase: protein MQSSHDTHATTGIAAHNPQRPSGMPYHRYVPFHEQIKVDLPDRTWPDRRIEKAPRWCAVDLRDGNQALIEPMDAERKLRMFELLVQMGYKEIEVGFPSASQTDFDFVRMLIDSGRIPDDVVIQVLTQCRDHLIERTYDAIRGAKQAIVHIYNSTSVLQREVVFRSDMDGIVDIALQGARLCRKLEETVPGTTVYYEYSPESYTGTELEFAARICNEVLDVLEPTAERPVIVNLPATVEMATPNVYADSIEWMSRNLRYREHVVLSLHPHNDRGTAVAAAELGYQAGADRIEGCLFGNGERTGNVDLVTLGMNLFGQGIDPQIDFTAGGGIDAIRRTVEYCNQIPVHERHPYAGDLVFTAFSGSHQDAIKKGFEHMASRAAADGKPVDDLTWGVPYLPIDPKDLGRSYEAVIRVNSQSGKGGVAYLLKTEHSLDLPRRLQIEFSGVVQRYTDAEGSEVTGGDIWRMFTDEYLPVEDGGGTDGLEAWGRLKLREIRTRAVEDGATTLEVDVVDQGERQTLAGSGNGPLAAFVAAIATVGVDVKVLDYTEHAMSAGGDATAAAYVECAVGDDVLWGVGVDPSITTASLKAIVSAVNRAERA from the coding sequence ATGCAGAGCTCCCACGACACCCACGCCACCACCGGTATCGCCGCCCACAACCCGCAGCGGCCCTCCGGGATGCCCTACCACCGCTACGTGCCGTTCCACGAGCAGATCAAGGTCGACCTGCCGGACCGCACGTGGCCCGACCGCCGCATCGAGAAGGCGCCCCGCTGGTGCGCGGTCGACCTGCGCGACGGCAACCAGGCCCTCATCGAGCCGATGGACGCCGAGCGCAAGCTGCGGATGTTCGAGCTGCTCGTGCAGATGGGCTACAAGGAGATCGAGGTCGGCTTCCCGTCGGCGTCGCAGACGGACTTCGACTTCGTCCGCATGCTCATCGACTCCGGCCGCATCCCGGACGACGTCGTCATCCAGGTGCTGACGCAGTGCCGCGACCACCTCATCGAGCGCACCTACGACGCCATCCGGGGCGCCAAGCAGGCGATCGTGCACATCTACAACTCGACGTCGGTCCTCCAGCGGGAGGTCGTGTTCCGGTCCGACATGGACGGGATCGTCGACATCGCCCTGCAGGGCGCGCGGCTGTGCCGCAAGCTCGAGGAGACGGTCCCGGGGACGACGGTGTACTACGAGTACTCGCCGGAGTCGTACACGGGCACCGAGCTGGAGTTCGCGGCCCGCATCTGCAACGAGGTCCTCGACGTCCTGGAGCCGACGGCGGAGCGTCCCGTCATCGTCAACCTGCCGGCCACGGTGGAGATGGCGACGCCGAACGTGTACGCCGACTCGATCGAGTGGATGAGCCGGAACCTCAGGTACCGCGAGCACGTCGTGCTGTCCCTGCACCCCCACAACGACCGCGGCACCGCCGTGGCCGCCGCGGAGCTGGGCTACCAGGCGGGCGCGGACCGCATCGAGGGCTGCCTGTTCGGCAACGGCGAGCGCACCGGCAACGTGGACCTGGTGACGCTCGGCATGAACCTGTTCGGTCAGGGCATCGACCCGCAGATCGACTTCACGGCCGGCGGCGGCATCGACGCGATCCGGCGCACGGTGGAGTACTGCAACCAGATCCCGGTGCACGAGCGGCACCCGTACGCCGGCGACCTGGTGTTCACGGCGTTCTCCGGCTCCCACCAGGACGCCATCAAGAAGGGCTTCGAGCACATGGCCTCCCGGGCGGCGGCCGACGGCAAGCCCGTCGACGACCTCACCTGGGGCGTGCCGTACCTGCCGATCGACCCGAAGGACCTGGGCCGGTCGTACGAGGCCGTGATCCGCGTCAACAGCCAGTCCGGCAAGGGTGGGGTGGCCTACCTGCTCAAGACGGAGCACAGCCTGGACCTGCCGCGCCGGCTGCAGATCGAGTTCTCCGGCGTCGTGCAGCGGTACACCGACGCCGAGGGCAGCGAGGTCACCGGCGGGGACATCTGGCGGATGTTCACCGACGAGTACCTGCCGGTCGAGGACGGCGGCGGCACCGACGGCCTGGAGGCGTGGGGCCGGCTCAAGCTGCGCGAGATCCGCACCCGCGCGGTCGAGGACGGCGCGACGACGCTGGAGGTCGACGTCGTCGACCAGGGCGAGCGGCAGACGCTCGCCGGCTCGGGCAACGGCCCGCTGGCGGCGTTCGTCGCGGCGATCGCGACCGTCGGCGTCGACGTCAAGGTGCTGGACTACACGGAGCACGCGATGAGCGCGGGCGGCGACGCGACCGCCGCCGCGTACGTGGAGTGCGCGGTGGGCGACGACGTCCTGTGGGGCGTCGGCGTCGACCCGTCGATCACCACGGCGTCGCTCAAGGCGATCGTGTCCGCGGTGAACCGCGCCGAGCGCGCCTGA